From the Thermococcus sp. M39 genome, one window contains:
- a CDS encoding CBS domain-containing protein, which translates to MSEVERALQTFHSLKVKQVMPPLASMPIVTVDSSILDVLKLLKTRHHVWVVNNKEEMKLEGVIRYINVVDVLLPPETHKARFGNISHLFKSILGGADRAEHVMERNVLTINEDATVLDALTKMKRYKVPLLAIVDQDERLVGEISLRILVNEFIRLMRIGGAQWSQSGSSSHLE; encoded by the coding sequence ATGAGTGAGGTTGAAAGAGCTCTTCAGACATTTCACTCACTTAAAGTCAAGCAGGTAATGCCTCCATTAGCATCAATGCCAATTGTAACAGTAGATTCATCAATCCTTGATGTACTAAAGCTACTCAAGACAAGACACCACGTATGGGTCGTAAACAACAAGGAGGAAATGAAGCTTGAAGGAGTCATTAGATACATAAATGTAGTTGATGTGCTTTTGCCCCCAGAAACTCATAAGGCTCGCTTTGGAAATATAAGCCACCTCTTTAAATCGATCCTTGGAGGAGCAGACAGAGCAGAGCATGTAATGGAGCGTAACGTTCTCACAATAAACGAAGATGCAACTGTTCTTGATGCACTAACAAAAATGAAACGATACAAGGTACCTTTGCTGGCAATAGTTGACCAAGATGAGAGACTAGTAGGAGAAATAAGCCTCAGAATACTTGTTAATGAGTTTATAAGACTAATGCGCATAGGTGGTGCCCAATGGAGCCAGAGTGGATCCTCTTCACACTTGGAGTAG
- a CDS encoding cation:proton antiporter: protein MEPEWILFTLGVALIVGKIGDNIMERFELPGVLGEILMGMILGNLIYFGVISPEYLTLHSNETFEFLAKLGIIFLLFLGGLDTDIEMIKRTGKVATVSTLMGVFVPLIMGYFGLKLMGYPSREAFAGGVLLTATSIGITVRVMMDLGVLRSEVGAASLSASVMDDFLGIALIIFAVGTGSILGLIGKMAAFFIITGVLAWYSIDKYIRFSERLHVEKGVLAMVLALMFLFSALAEKWFAAAIEGAFMAGLVLSKLPEGRKIAEDVKAIGYGFLIPIFFVYTGAMLDLKVFTSREALALAVVLTGIAVIGKVVGRGIGAMMMGWDFKKSLQMGIGSIPRTEVALVDLMVAIHGGAIPQSDAQKFIAATLIFITVSVLITPPLLKWAFKEDVERRKKEKAEIKKEKVKETKKKIAKIKQS, encoded by the coding sequence ATGGAGCCAGAGTGGATCCTCTTCACACTTGGAGTAGCACTAATTGTGGGGAAGATTGGCGACAACATAATGGAACGCTTTGAACTTCCCGGTGTTTTGGGAGAAATTTTAATGGGCATGATTTTGGGGAACCTCATCTATTTTGGGGTTATAAGTCCCGAATACCTAACTCTTCACTCAAATGAAACCTTTGAGTTTTTGGCAAAGCTAGGAATAATCTTTCTCCTCTTCCTGGGAGGTCTTGACACAGATATAGAGATGATAAAGAGAACGGGAAAAGTAGCAACGGTTTCCACTCTTATGGGTGTGTTTGTTCCGTTAATAATGGGCTATTTTGGGCTTAAGCTGATGGGGTATCCATCAAGAGAGGCTTTTGCAGGTGGTGTTTTGCTTACTGCAACGAGCATAGGAATTACAGTTAGAGTAATGATGGATTTAGGCGTTTTGAGGAGTGAAGTAGGAGCAGCTTCGCTGAGTGCAAGTGTGATGGATGACTTCCTTGGCATAGCGCTGATAATCTTTGCCGTTGGAACAGGAAGTATTTTGGGATTAATTGGAAAGATGGCAGCATTTTTCATAATTACTGGGGTCTTGGCATGGTATTCCATTGATAAATACATACGCTTTTCTGAACGACTCCATGTGGAGAAGGGAGTTCTAGCTATGGTTCTAGCGTTAATGTTTCTCTTTTCAGCCCTTGCAGAGAAATGGTTTGCTGCTGCGATTGAAGGTGCATTCATGGCTGGTCTTGTTTTATCAAAGCTCCCAGAGGGAAGGAAAATAGCAGAGGATGTCAAAGCTATTGGATATGGCTTCCTAATCCCGATATTCTTCGTGTACACTGGAGCAATGCTCGATTTGAAAGTGTTCACAAGCAGAGAGGCATTGGCTTTAGCAGTCGTTCTAACGGGCATTGCAGTTATTGGAAAGGTTGTAGGAAGAGGAATCGGAGCAATGATGATGGGCTGGGACTTCAAAAAGTCTCTTCAAATGGGAATAGGCTCAATTCCAAGAACTGAAGTTGCTCTCGTGGACTTGATGGTTGCAATTCATGGAGGTGCAATACCCCAAAGTGACGCACAAAAGTTCATAGCCGCAACGCTGATTTTCATCACTGTCTCCGTGCTAATAACTCCCCCACTGCTGAAGTGGGCATTTAAGGAAGATGTTGAAAGGAGGAAGAAAGAGAAAGCAGAAATTAAGAAAGAGAAAGTTAAAGAGACTAAGAAGAAAATTGCAAAGATTAAGCAGAGCTGA
- a CDS encoding thioredoxin family protein encodes MDELEMIRRKKMLELMKKMGMVEVKPKKPRVVIEVITSPTCPYCPIAVQMAQEIARKYPGVIVKELSVATPEGRKKAMEHNILGTPTILINDRVEFIGVPPFIEFERKVKEKLSSA; translated from the coding sequence ATGGATGAGCTTGAGATGATTAGGAGAAAAAAGATGCTTGAGCTCATGAAGAAGATGGGAATGGTTGAGGTTAAACCAAAGAAGCCAAGAGTTGTTATTGAAGTTATCACGTCACCAACTTGTCCTTACTGTCCAATAGCAGTTCAAATGGCTCAGGAGATAGCGAGGAAATATCCGGGAGTAATTGTGAAAGAGCTAAGCGTTGCAACTCCAGAAGGGAGAAAAAAAGCAATGGAGCACAACATCTTAGGAACTCCAACGATTCTAATAAACGATAGAGTTGAGTTTATTGGGGTCCCACCGTTTATAGAATTTGAAAGGAAAGTAAAAGAAAAACTCAGCTCTGCTTAA
- a CDS encoding iron-sulfur cluster assembly scaffold protein: MERFDARKWDEKKRIGYSRKVLYYFLHPKNVGEIANPSVTAKAGSPACGDMIKLYLKIENDKIVDAKFRSYGCAANIATASVLTEMIKGKTVEEAKKIKFKDIVEELGGLPQIKYHCAVLAAEGLRQALAKWDVIQGRREIDESFVKLILAAVIDPITGESVLRGDKYKGCKIEGRKVKIMLNIPKDSPEAEVFEEQIREAFEGLDVDLEIEFTES; encoded by the coding sequence ATGGAAAGATTTGACGCTAGAAAATGGGACGAGAAAAAAAGGATAGGTTATTCAAGAAAGGTTCTCTACTATTTCCTTCATCCAAAAAATGTTGGAGAAATAGCGAATCCAAGTGTCACAGCAAAAGCAGGAAGTCCAGCATGTGGAGACATGATAAAGCTCTATCTGAAGATTGAGAATGACAAAATAGTTGACGCCAAATTTAGGAGCTACGGCTGTGCCGCGAATATTGCAACTGCCTCAGTGCTCACAGAGATGATAAAAGGAAAGACTGTCGAAGAAGCTAAGAAAATTAAATTCAAGGACATTGTGGAAGAGCTTGGAGGATTGCCGCAGATCAAATATCACTGTGCGGTTTTAGCAGCTGAAGGACTTAGGCAGGCTTTGGCGAAGTGGGATGTTATCCAAGGGAGGAGAGAAATTGACGAGAGCTTTGTTAAGCTGATTCTTGCAGCAGTTATTGACCCTATTACTGGGGAAAGCGTTCTTAGAGGGGATAAATATAAGGGATGTAAGATTGAAGGCAGAAAAGTTAAGATAATGCTCAATATTCCAAAGGACAGCCCAGAGGCTGAAGTTTTCGAAGAACAGATAAGAGAAGCTTTTGAAGGCCTTGACGTTGATTTAGAGATTGAATTCACGGAATCATGA
- a CDS encoding sulfurtransferase TusA family protein encodes MIKINVIGKECPIPLNEFRKALRKAKVGEIIEIVGTHELSKGEIALAADETGQEILEIDEKDGVWRIVVKKVR; translated from the coding sequence ATGATAAAGATCAATGTCATAGGAAAAGAATGTCCAATCCCACTCAATGAATTCAGAAAGGCTTTGAGAAAAGCTAAAGTTGGGGAGATAATTGAGATTGTTGGCACTCATGAGTTGAGTAAGGGGGAAATAGCACTGGCAGCAGACGAAACTGGGCAAGAAATCCTTGAAATCGACGAGAAAGACGGTGTTTGGAGAATCGTCGTGAAAAAGGTGAGATAA